The following is a genomic window from Clostridia bacterium.
CCGATAATTTGAAACAACATGGCTGGAACACTGTGAGTTTTCCTGATATAGAAGATACACCTGCAGAATACATGGATAAAGCGGATAGAAGATTTGATGATATAGAGCAGGAGCAAAGAAAGATACATGAACAGGCTGGGTCTTTGGCAGGAGAGTTGTTATATTTAAAGACATTATATGATTATTTAAACGTAGAAAGGCAGAAAAAAGATATTGTTAAAAACTTTGCAAAGACTCAAAAAACCTTTATATTAGAGGGTTGGGTTCCTGAAAAACATACCGATCATATAAAAGGTGTAATCTCAAAGATCACAGATGCATTTGTGATAGAGTTTAATGATCCGGCAGAAGGGGAACATTTTCCTGTGGCATTGAACAATCCTAAACTGGTTGAACCCTTTGAGGCGATAACTGAATTGTATAGTGTGCCTGCTTCAGACAATATAGACCCTAATCCGTTCATGGCACCCTTTTACTTCGTTTTTTTCGGTATGATGTTGAGTGATGCAGGTTATGGGATTATTCTAGCCTTGGCTACATACTTCTTAATTAAGAAATTCAGGATAACCGGCATGGCGAGAAAACTCTTGTTGGTGATAGGATTAGGTGGAGTATCTACCTTGATATGGGGAGCTATGTTTGGGGGATGGTTTGGTGTACAGCTCAAACCTTTGTGGTTCACCCCTATGGATGAATCCATAAAGATGCTGGCGGTGTGTTTCGCATTGGGGATTATCCAGATATTTTCAGGGATGGCTCTACAGGCATATATGAACATAAGAGATGGGAAAGTACTGGACGCAGTCTTTGATCAAGGATTGTGGTATGTATTGATAATAGGGCTGATACTATTAGCTTTTGTACCTAGCGTTGGCAAAATCATGTCTATAATTGGAGCAGTAGGGCTTATATTAACCCAGGGCAGACAGCAGAAGGGTATATTTAAAAAACTGATGTCTGGATTAGGAAGCCTATACAATATAACAGGATATTTGAGCGATGTTTTGTCTTATTCAAGGTTGTTCGCTTTAGGGTTAGCTACAGGTGTTATAGCCATGGTTATAAATAATATGGCTTCCTTGTTAGGTACCAACCCTTTTGGATATATTCTGATGGTGATAATACTGGTAGCAGGGCATATATTCAATATATTGATAAATGTGCTAGGGTCTTTTGTACATGCTAGCAGACTTCAGTATATAGAGTTTTTTGGTAAGTTCTTTGAAGGAGGAGGCAAAGCCTTTACTCCATTCAGGGTAAATACAAAATATATAGAAATAGAGGAGAAGGAGGCAGTTTAATCATGTTAGAATTAGGTCAGGTATACGCACTTTTAGGAGCTGCATTAGCAGTAGGTTTAGCAGGAGTAGGTTCAGCTATTGGAGTAGGTATCGCAGGACAGAGCGCTGCAGGGGTTATCACAGAAGACCCTGACAAGTTTGGTCAGACTTTGCTGTTACAGGCATTACCGGGGACACAAGGTATTTACGGTCTTTTGATAGGATTCATCATTATGACTAAACTGGATGTTTTGAGTGGAAACATAGTATCAGTGCCGGTAGAGAAGGGATTACTTATATTGATGGGTGCACTTCCAATAGCAATAGTAGGATTGATTTCAGCTATTTACCAGGGCAAAACAGCAGCAGCGGGTATAGGAGTAATAGCAAAGAGAAGCGAAGAACTTGGTAAATCCATCACTTTTGCAGTTCTGGTTGAAACATATGCAGTTCTTGCATTACTTGCTTCTTTCCTTATGATAAACGGAATCACTATTTAAATGATTAAAGGAGTGTATTGAATTGGGTGGACCTGAGAAAATAAAAGAAAAGATAATAGATGAAGCCCGGGAAAAAGCAGACCAGATCACTGGAAAAGCTAAAAAAAAGGCCGATGAGATGATGGAAAAGGCACAACAACAAGCTGATAAAAAGAAAAATGATATTTTGAACAAGGCCAAAGAAGATGCTGAGCAAAGAAAAGAGAGAATTATGTCAGTTGCTCAACTTGAGATGAAAAAAGATATATTATCGGCAAAACAGGATATGATTCAGAAGTCATTTGATGAAGTGTTAAACAAGATCCAGTCTTTGGAAAAGTCCCGTTATCAGGATATATTGTTGGGCATGTTTTTAGATAATGTTCAGACAGGTGAGGAGGAAGTGATAATATCATCATCTGATGTAGATAGACTGGATAATGAGTTTATCGACAGAGTA
Proteins encoded in this region:
- a CDS encoding V-type ATP synthase subunit I is translated as MAMVEMKKMFLVGHQNDKQEIVKRLQQMGNVEIISLENKIKDQQMGDSVEKDMDSEAVKVLDERIDKIKYSIDFISAYDNAKKGLFAGKEELTTEKYREFINDIDRFEDIYKQCSMLDGLLTEFKNEKNRLKNTKQQLEPWINLDVPLNQIQETETVSMSIGMVAKVDMDEFVDSVEKSGEGLAHIEILDSGKDEIYAFVIYHKSVSEQVTDNLKQHGWNTVSFPDIEDTPAEYMDKADRRFDDIEQEQRKIHEQAGSLAGELLYLKTLYDYLNVERQKKDIVKNFAKTQKTFILEGWVPEKHTDHIKGVISKITDAFVIEFNDPAEGEHFPVALNNPKLVEPFEAITELYSVPASDNIDPNPFMAPFYFVFFGMMLSDAGYGIILALATYFLIKKFRITGMARKLLLVIGLGGVSTLIWGAMFGGWFGVQLKPLWFTPMDESIKMLAVCFALGIIQIFSGMALQAYMNIRDGKVLDAVFDQGLWYVLIIGLILLAFVPSVGKIMSIIGAVGLILTQGRQQKGIFKKLMSGLGSLYNITGYLSDVLSYSRLFALGLATGVIAMVINNMASLLGTNPFGYILMVIILVAGHIFNILINVLGSFVHASRLQYIEFFGKFFEGGGKAFTPFRVNTKYIEIEEKEAV
- a CDS encoding V-type ATP synthase subunit K; amino-acid sequence: MLELGQVYALLGAALAVGLAGVGSAIGVGIAGQSAAGVITEDPDKFGQTLLLQALPGTQGIYGLLIGFIIMTKLDVLSGNIVSVPVEKGLLILMGALPIAIVGLISAIYQGKTAAAGIGVIAKRSEELGKSITFAVLVETYAVLALLASFLMINGITI
- a CDS encoding V-type ATP synthase subunit E, coding for MGGPEKIKEKIIDEAREKADQITGKAKKKADEMMEKAQQQADKKKNDILNKAKEDAEQRKERIMSVAQLEMKKDILSAKQDMIQKSFDEVLNKIQSLEKSRYQDILLGMFLDNVQTGEEEVIISSSDVDRLDNEFIDRVNAELVKTGKKGKLKLSEEKRDIRGGFILKSGGIEINSSFEAMIRMEKEKIEPEIAQILFK